In one Lysobacter alkalisoli genomic region, the following are encoded:
- a CDS encoding P-loop NTPase family protein has product MSTLSFPNRQSGHEDHAPQPSSGRSRSLSLRHESTMLTPQQMEDRSLICRSSVARPDVDAFRELRTRLLAMTTNNFVALVAPVSAGCGGSFVARNLAAAMAFDETKTALLIDCDLRHPSQHATMHIEPVSGGLIDYLENPDDERGELSFESVLYQTGVPGLNLMPAGAMREAGIEYFSSVRMRLMLDSIRSRHPDCYMFLDSPPVLGSPEARILADLADIVVLVAGYGRNTPQAIAQAAANFDPEKFAGVVFNQGV; this is encoded by the coding sequence ATGAGCACACTCTCCTTCCCGAACAGGCAGTCCGGTCACGAGGACCACGCTCCGCAGCCTTCCTCCGGACGCTCGCGCTCGCTTTCGCTGCGACACGAAAGCACCATGCTGACGCCGCAGCAGATGGAGGACCGCTCGCTGATCTGCCGCTCCTCGGTGGCCCGCCCCGACGTCGATGCGTTCCGGGAGTTGCGCACCCGGCTGTTGGCGATGACGACCAACAACTTCGTCGCCCTGGTCGCCCCGGTCAGCGCCGGTTGTGGCGGCAGTTTCGTAGCCCGCAATCTCGCGGCGGCGATGGCCTTCGACGAGACCAAGACCGCGCTGCTGATCGATTGCGATCTGCGCCACCCTTCCCAGCACGCCACGATGCACATCGAACCGGTTTCGGGCGGTTTGATCGACTACCTGGAGAACCCGGACGACGAGCGCGGCGAGCTGTCTTTCGAAAGCGTGCTCTACCAGACCGGCGTACCAGGGCTGAACCTGATGCCGGCCGGGGCCATGCGCGAGGCCGGCATCGAATATTTCTCTTCGGTGCGGATGCGGTTGATGCTCGATTCGATCCGCAGCCGCCATCCGGACTGCTACATGTTCCTCGACAGCCCCCCCGTTCTCGGTTCGCCCGAAGCGCGGATCCTGGCCGATCTGGCCGACATCGTGGTGCTGGTCGCCGGCTACGGTCGGAACACGCCGCAGGCGATCGCCCAGGCCGCCGCCAACTTCGACCCTGAGAAGTTCGCCGGTGTCGTATTCAACCAGGGCGTGTAA